The following coding sequences lie in one Arabidopsis thaliana chromosome 3, partial sequence genomic window:
- a CDS encoding uncharacterized protein (unknown protein; Has 4 Blast hits to 4 proteins in 2 species: Archae - 0; Bacteria - 0; Metazoa - 0; Fungi - 0; Plants - 4; Viruses - 0; Other Eukaryotes - 0 (source: NCBI BLink).), whose protein sequence is MFVSSSTCAYEIQKGNQASRSDPSLHQSDLHLENYQIKCVCFYSFFSFCVSFSFDYPLYFYLLLFFFFRISPFSDRCFGLTDLDL, encoded by the coding sequence atGTTTGTATCTTCATCCACGTGTGCGTACGAGATCCAAAAGGGGAATCAAGCGTCTCGGTCCGATCCTTCGCTGCATCAAAGCGATCTTCATCTTGAAAATTACCAAATcaagtgtgtgtgtttttactctttcttttctttttgtgtttctttttcttttgactacCCTTTGTATTtctatttgcttctttttttcttcttccgaATATCTCCTTTTTCCGATCGGTGTTTTGGTCTGACTGATTTAGACTTATGA
- the DEL1 gene encoding DP-E2F-like 1 (DP-E2F-like 1 (DEL1); CONTAINS InterPro DOMAIN/s: Winged helix-turn-helix transcription repressor DNA-binding (InterPro:IPR011991), Transcription factor E2F/dimerisation partner (TDP) (InterPro:IPR003316), E2F Family (InterPro:IPR015633); BEST Arabidopsis thaliana protein match is: DP-E2F-like protein 3 (TAIR:AT3G01330.1); Has 1182 Blast hits to 869 proteins in 113 species: Archae - 0; Bacteria - 0; Metazoa - 722; Fungi - 9; Plants - 301; Viruses - 0; Other Eukaryotes - 150 (source: NCBI BLink).), whose protein sequence is MSDLSPERFKLAVTSPSSIPESSSALQLHHSYSRKQKSLGLLCTNFLALYNREGIEMVGLDDAASKLGVERRRIYDIVNVLESVGVLTRRAKNQYTWKGFSAIPGALKELQEEGVKDTFHRFYVNENVKGSDDEDDDEESSQPHSSSQTDSSKPGSLPQSSDPSKIDNRREKSLGLLTQNFIKLFICSEAIRIISLDDAAKLLLGDAHNTSIMRTKVRRLYDIANVLSSMNLIEKTHTLDSRKPAFKWLGYNGEPTFTLSSDLLQLESRKRAFGTDITNVNVKRSKSSSSSQENATERRLKMKKHSTPESSYNKSFDVHESRHGSRGGYHFGPFAPGTGTYPTAGLEDNSRRAFDVENLDSDYRPSYQNQVLKDLFSHYMDAWKTWFSEVTQENPLPNTSQHR, encoded by the exons ATGTCAGATCTATCGCcagaaagattcaaacttgccgttacttctccttcttccatACCGGAATCTTCTTCGGCTTTACAATTACACCATTCCTATAGTCGCAAACAGAAATCTCTCGGACTTCTTTGTACCAA TTTCTTAGCTTTGTATAATCGAGAAGGGATTGAAATGGTTGGGCTTGATGATGCTGCCTCGAAATTAG GAGTGGAGAGACGAAGAATCTATGATATTGTTAATGTTCTGGAGAGTGTTGGG GTTTTAACAAGAAGAGCAAAGAATCAGTATACGTGGAAAGGGTTTTCCGCAATTCCAGGAGCATTGAAGGAGCTACAA GAAGAGGGGGTTAAGGACACTTTTCATCGTTTCTATGTCAATGAGAATGTTAAA GGAtctgatgatgaggatgatgatgaagagtcTTCTCAGCCTCACTCTAGTAGCCAGACTGATAGTTCAAAACCTGGTTCTCTTCCCCAATCTTCAGATCCCTCCAAAATAG ATAACCGACGAGAGAAATCTTTAGGATTGCTTACTCAGAACTTTATCAAACTCTTTATTTGCTCTGAA GCTATTAGGATCATCTCCCTTGATGACGCTGCAAAATTACTGCTTGGTGATGCCCACAATACATCAATAATGCGAA CTAAAGTGAGGCGGCTTTATGATATAGCAAATGTCTTGTCGTCAATGAATCTCATAGAGAAG ACTCACACCTTAGATTCTAGGAAACCAGCTTTCAAGTGGTTAGGGTACAATGGTGAGCCTACTTTCACACTGAGCAGCGATTTGTTGCAATTGGAGTCAAGAAAAAGAGCTTTCGGAACTGATATTACAAACGTCAATGTTAAGAGAAgcaaatcatcatcttcgtccCAAGAAAACGCTACAGAGAGAAGGCTAAAGATGAAAAAGCACTCAACACCAGAGAGTTCTTATAACAAAAGCTTTGATGTTCATGAATCAAGACATGGATCAAGAGGAGGTTACCATTTTGGACCTTTTGCACCAGGCACTGGTACATATCCAACTGCTGGTTTAGAGGATAACTCTAGGAGAGCTTTTGATGTTGAGAATCTGGATTCTGATTACCGTCCCTCTTACCAAAACCAAG ttttgaaaGACCTCTTTTCCCATTACATGGATGCTTGGAAGACATGGTTCAGCGAAGTCACCCAGGAGAATCCATTACCTAATACATCACAACACCGTtag
- the ALDH10A9 gene encoding aldehyde dehydrogenase 10A9 (aldehyde dehydrogenase 10A9 (ALDH10A9); FUNCTIONS IN: 3-chloroallyl aldehyde dehydrogenase activity, oxidoreductase activity; INVOLVED IN: oxidation reduction, glycine betaine biosynthetic process from choline, metabolic process; LOCATED IN: peroxisome; EXPRESSED IN: 23 plant structures; EXPRESSED DURING: 13 growth stages; CONTAINS InterPro DOMAIN/s: Aldehyde/histidinol dehydrogenase (InterPro:IPR016161), Aldehyde dehydrogenase (InterPro:IPR015590), Aldehyde dehydrogenase, N-terminal (InterPro:IPR016162), Aldehyde dehydrogenase, conserved site (InterPro:IPR016160); BEST Arabidopsis thaliana protein match is: aldehyde dehydrogenase 10A8 (TAIR:AT1G74920.1); Has 62829 Blast hits to 62511 proteins in 3057 species: Archae - 483; Bacteria - 36293; Metazoa - 2617; Fungi - 2126; Plants - 2053; Viruses - 0; Other Eukaryotes - 19257 (source: NCBI BLink).) gives MAITVPRRQLFIGGQWTEPVLRKTLPVVNPATEDIIGYIPAATSEDVELAVEAARKAFTRNNGKDWARATGAVRAKYLRAIAAKVIERKSELANLEAIDCGKPLDEAAWDMDDVAGCFEYYADLAEGLDAKQKTPLSLPMDTFKGYILKEPIGVVGMITPWNYPLLMAVWKVAPSLAAGCTAILKPSELASLTCLELADICREVGLPPGVLNILTGLGTEAGAPLASHPHVDKIVFTGSTTTGSSIMTSAAKLVKPVSLELGGKSPIIVFDDVDIDKAVEWTMFGCFWTNGQICSATSRLLVHERIADEFLDKLVKWTKNIKISDPFEEGCRLGPVVSKGQYERVLKFVSNARNEGATVLCGGVRPEHLKKGYFVEPAIVSNVTTSMEIWREEVFGPALCVKTFSTEDEAIQLANDSQYGLAGAVLSNDLERCDRVSKAFQAGIVWVNCSQPCFCQAPWGGTKRSGFGRELGEWGLENYLSVKQVTQYISDEPWGWYKPPSKL, from the exons atgGCGATTACGGTGCCGAGACGGCAACTCTTCATCGGCGGTCAATGGACTGAGCCCGTTCTCCGTAAAACTCTCCCTGTTGTCAATCCCGCCACCGAAGACATCATCg GTTATATTCCAGCTGCAACTTCTGAAGATGTGGAGCTTGCTGTGGAAGCTGCTAGGAAAGCATTTACTAGGAACAACGGAAAGGATTGGGCTAGAGCAACTGGTGCTGTTCGTGCCAAATACTTGCGCGCTATTGCAGCTAAG GTAATAGAGAGGAAGTCTGAACTAGCTAATCTTGAGGCTATTGATTGCGGTAAACCTCTAGATGAAGCAGCATGGGACATG GATGATGTTGCTGGATGTTTTGAATATTATGCTGACCTAGCTGAAGGCTTGGATGCAAAGCAGAAGactcctctttctcttccgATGGATACTTTTAAGGGTTATATTCTCAAGGAACCCATTGGCGTAGTTGGCATGATTACTCCATG GAACTATCCGTTATTGATGGCTGTCTGGAAAGTCGCTCCTTCACTTGCTGCTGGGTGCACGGCTATACTGAAACCTTCAGAGTTGGCCTCCCT GACATGTTTGGAGCTCGCTGATATTTGCCGCGAGGTGGGTCTACCACCTGGTGTTCTTAATATTCTGACTGGTTTAGGAACTGAAGCAGGTGCTCCACTGGCATCGCATCCACATGTTGACAAG ATTGTATTCACTGGAAGCACAACAACTGGAAGCAGCATTATGACTTCCGCTGCCAAATTGGTGAAA CCAGTTTCCTTGGAGCTTGGGGGTAAAAGCCCTATCATTGTCTTTGATGATGTCGATATTGATAAAG CTGTGGAATGGACTATGTTTGGTTGTTTCTGGACGAATGGGCAGATTTGTAGTGCCACATCTCGACTTCTTGTGCAT GAAAGGATTGCTGACGAGTTTTTGGACAAGCTGGTAAAGTGGACCAAGAACATTAAGATTTCAGATCCTTTTGAAGAAGGCTGTAGGCTTGGTCCTGTTGTCAGTAAAGGACAG TACGAGAGAGTTCTAAAGTTTGTCTCAAACGCTAGGAATGAAGGTGCAACTGTTCTTTGTGGAGGAGTTCGTCCTGAG CATTTAAAGAAGGGATACTTTGTTGAACCTGCGATTGTTTCAAATGTGACTACTTCAATGGAAATCTGGAGAGAGGAAGTCTTTGGTCCTGCTCTGTGTGTGAAAACATTCTCCACCGAGGATGAGGCAATTCAGCTTGCAAATGACTCTCA ATATGGATTAGCAGGCGCAGTATTATCAAATGATCTGGAGCGGTGTGATCGTGTTAGTAAG GCTTTCCAGGCGGGAATAGTGTGGGTCAACTGCTCTCAGCCATGCTTCTGCCAAGCTCCATGGGGTGGAACCAAACGCAGTGGATTTGGCCGTGAATTGGGAGAATG GGGACTTGAGAACTACTTGAGTGTGAAGCAGGTGACTCAGTATATCTCTGATGAACCATGGGGATGGTACAAACCTCCTTCCAAGCTCTGA
- the APC8 gene encoding anaphase-promoting complex subunit 8, protein MLRDQVSKKSLFLRYYALYLAGEKRKEEEMIELEGPLGKSDAINRELVSLERDLSALRRTGAIDSFGLYLYGVVLKEKGNESLARASLVESVNSYPWNWSAWSELQSLCTSIEILNSLNLNNHWMKEFFLGNAYQELRMHTESLAKYEYLQGIFSFSNYIQAQTAKAQYSLREFDQVEIMFEELLRNDPYRVEDMDLYSNVLYAKEACAALSYLAHKVFLTDKYRPESCCIIGNYYSLKGQHEKAVMYFRRALKLNKKYLSAWTLMGHEYVEMKNTPAAIDAYRRAVDINPTDYRAWYGLGQAYEMMGMPFYALHYFRKSIFFLPNDSRLWIAMAKCYQTEQLYMLEEAIKCYKRAVNCTDTEGIALNQLAKLHQKLGRNEEAAYYFEKDLERMDAEGLEGPNMFEALVFLATHFKNHKKFEEAEVYCTRLLDYSGPEKEKAKSLLRGIRMAQTGFPSMDLEHFPI, encoded by the exons ATGCTTCGTGACCAAGTGAGCAAGAAATCACTGTTCTTGCGTTACTATGCGCTTTATCTG GCTGGAGAAAAAcggaaagaggaagaaatgatAGAACTTGAAGGCCCTTTGGGTAAGAGTGATGCCATAAACCGTGAACTGGTATCTTTGGAGAGGGATTTATCAGCTCTGAGGAGGACAGGAGCAATTGACTCTTTTGGATTATACTTGTATGGTGTGGTTCTTAAAGAAAAGGGAAATGAAAGTCTTGCACGTGCCAGCCTTGTGGAGTCTGTCAACAGTTATCCTTGGAACTGGAGTGCCTGGTCAGAGCTGCAGTCTCTGTGTACTTCGATCGAAATCTTGAATAGCCTTAACTTAAACAATCACTGGATGAAAGAGTTTTTTCTTGGCAATGCTTATCAAGAACTCAGAATGCACACCGAGTCTTTGGCGAAGTACGAGTATTTGCAAGGTATTTTCAGTTTTAGCAATTACATCCAAGCTCAAACTGCAAAAGCTCAGTATAGTCTTAGGGAATTCGACCAGGTTGAAATCATGTTTGAAGAACTTCTGAGAAACGATCCATATCGGGTAGAAGATATGGATTTGTATTCTAATGTTCTGTATGCAAAAGAAGCATGTGCTGCGCTGAGTTACCTTGCACATAAGGTGTTTTTGACTGATAAGTACAGACCTGAGTCTTGCTGCATCATTGGCAACTACTACAGTTTAAAAGGCCAGCATGAGAAAGCAGTTATGTATTTCCGGAGAGCTTTGAAACTGAACAAGAAGTATTTATCTGCGTGGACTCTTATGGGCCATGAATATGTTGAGATGAAGAACACGCCTGCTGCCATTGATGCATATCGACGAGCTGTTGATATAAACCCTACTGATTATCGAGCTTGGTATGGGTTAGGACAAGCATATGAGATGATGGGGATGCCTTTCTATGCACTTCACTATTTTCGCAAATCCATATTCTTTCTTCCAAATGATTCTCGGTTGTGGATAGCCATGGCTAAATGTTATCAAACCGAACAGCTTTACATGCTTGAAGAGGCCATCAAGTGTTACAAAAGAGCTGTGAACTGTACTGACACGGAAGGAATAGCACTTAATCAGCTGGCAAAGCTTCACCAGAAGCTTGGACGTAATGAAGAAGCTGCATATTACTTCGAGAAGGATTTAGAGAGAATGGATGCTGAAGGATTAGAAGGACCGAACATGTTTGAGGCTTTGGTTTTTCTTGCcacacattttaaaaatcacaAGAAATTCGAAGAAGCAGAAGTGTATTGCACCCGTCTTCTCGATTATAGTGGACCT gaaaaagaaaaggcaaAGAGCTTACTCAGAGGGATCAGAATGGCGCAAACCGGTTTTCCTTCAATGGATCTCGAGCATTTTCCTATTTAG
- the APC8 gene encoding anaphase-promoting complex subunit 8 (anaphase-promoting complex subunit 8 (APC8); FUNCTIONS IN: binding; INVOLVED IN: cell cycle, regulation of mitotic metaphase/anaphase transition; LOCATED IN: anaphase-promoting complex; EXPRESSED IN: 23 plant structures; EXPRESSED DURING: 14 growth stages; CONTAINS InterPro DOMAIN/s: Tetratricopeptide TPR-1 (InterPro:IPR001440), Tetratricopeptide-like helical (InterPro:IPR011990), Cdc23 (InterPro:IPR007192), Tetratricopeptide repeat-containing (InterPro:IPR013026), Tetratricopeptide repeat (InterPro:IPR019734); BEST Arabidopsis thaliana protein match is: Tetratricopeptide repeat (TPR)-like superfamily protein (TAIR:AT3G16320.1); Has 14789 Blast hits to 8989 proteins in 1164 species: Archae - 889; Bacteria - 6197; Metazoa - 2204; Fungi - 825; Plants - 603; Viruses - 0; Other Eukaryotes - 4071 (source: NCBI BLink).), translating to MVSKECCRNEIRAAIRQLSDRCLYSAAKWAGEQLVGIEQDPSNFTPANTRFQRGSSSIRRRFSTNESISTPLPSVGFSQAATPLPEEDEAIDGDIYLLAKSYFDCREYRRASHMLRDQVSKKSLFLRYYALYLAGEKRKEEEMIELEGPLGKSDAINRELVSLERDLSALRRTGAIDSFGLYLYGVVLKEKGNESLARASLVESVNSYPWNWSAWSELQSLCTSIEILNSLNLNNHWMKEFFLGNAYQELRMHTESLAKYEYLQGIFSFSNYIQAQTAKAQYSLREFDQVEIMFEELLRNDPYRVEDMDLYSNVLYAKEACAALSYLAHKVFLTDKYRPESCCIIGNYYSLKGQHEKAVMYFRRALKLNKKYLSAWTLMGHEYVEMKNTPAAIDAYRRAVDINPTDYRAWYGLGQAYEMMGMPFYALHYFRKSIFFLPNDSRLWIAMAKCYQTEQLYMLEEAIKCYKRAVNCTDTEGIALNQLAKLHQKLGRNEEAAYYFEKDLERMDAEGLEGPNMFEALVFLATHFKNHKKFEEAEVYCTRLLDYSGPEKEKAKSLLRGIRMAQTGFPSMDLEHFPI from the exons ATGGTCTCTAAAGAGTGTTGCCGAAACGAAATACGTGCGGCTATTCGACAGCTTAGCGACCGCTGTTTATACTCCGCCGCAAAGTG GGCAGGAGAGCAGCTTGTGGGGATAGAGCAAGACCCGTCTAATTTTACACCTGCGAATACGAGGTTTCAGCGAGGAAGCTCTAGCATCCGGAGAAGGTTCAGCACCAATGAATCTATTTCAACACCGTTACCTTCCGTTGGCTTCTCTCAAGCAGCTACTCCTCTCccggaagaagatgaagcgaTTGATGGTGACATTTACCTTTTAGCAAAGTCCTATTTTGATTGTCGAGAGTATAGACGGGCCTCCCATATGCTTCGTGACCAAGTGAGCAAGAAATCACTGTTCTTGCGTTACTATGCGCTTTATCTG GCTGGAGAAAAAcggaaagaggaagaaatgatAGAACTTGAAGGCCCTTTGGGTAAGAGTGATGCCATAAACCGTGAACTGGTATCTTTGGAGAGGGATTTATCAGCTCTGAGGAGGACAGGAGCAATTGACTCTTTTGGATTATACTTGTATGGTGTGGTTCTTAAAGAAAAGGGAAATGAAAGTCTTGCACGTGCCAGCCTTGTGGAGTCTGTCAACAGTTATCCTTGGAACTGGAGTGCCTGGTCAGAGCTGCAGTCTCTGTGTACTTCGATCGAAATCTTGAATAGCCTTAACTTAAACAATCACTGGATGAAAGAGTTTTTTCTTGGCAATGCTTATCAAGAACTCAGAATGCACACCGAGTCTTTGGCGAAGTACGAGTATTTGCAAGGTATTTTCAGTTTTAGCAATTACATCCAAGCTCAAACTGCAAAAGCTCAGTATAGTCTTAGGGAATTCGACCAGGTTGAAATCATGTTTGAAGAACTTCTGAGAAACGATCCATATCGGGTAGAAGATATGGATTTGTATTCTAATGTTCTGTATGCAAAAGAAGCATGTGCTGCGCTGAGTTACCTTGCACATAAGGTGTTTTTGACTGATAAGTACAGACCTGAGTCTTGCTGCATCATTGGCAACTACTACAGTTTAAAAGGCCAGCATGAGAAAGCAGTTATGTATTTCCGGAGAGCTTTGAAACTGAACAAGAAGTATTTATCTGCGTGGACTCTTATGGGCCATGAATATGTTGAGATGAAGAACACGCCTGCTGCCATTGATGCATATCGACGAGCTGTTGATATAAACCCTACTGATTATCGAGCTTGGTATGGGTTAGGACAAGCATATGAGATGATGGGGATGCCTTTCTATGCACTTCACTATTTTCGCAAATCCATATTCTTTCTTCCAAATGATTCTCGGTTGTGGATAGCCATGGCTAAATGTTATCAAACCGAACAGCTTTACATGCTTGAAGAGGCCATCAAGTGTTACAAAAGAGCTGTGAACTGTACTGACACGGAAGGAATAGCACTTAATCAGCTGGCAAAGCTTCACCAGAAGCTTGGACGTAATGAAGAAGCTGCATATTACTTCGAGAAGGATTTAGAGAGAATGGATGCTGAAGGATTAGAAGGACCGAACATGTTTGAGGCTTTGGTTTTTCTTGCcacacattttaaaaatcacaAGAAATTCGAAGAAGCAGAAGTGTATTGCACCCGTCTTCTCGATTATAGTGGACCT gaaaaagaaaaggcaaAGAGCTTACTCAGAGGGATCAGAATGGCGCAAACCGGTTTTCCTTCAATGGATCTCGAGCATTTTCCTATTTAG
- the DEL1 gene encoding DP-E2F-like 1 (DP-E2F-like 1 (DEL1); CONTAINS InterPro DOMAIN/s: Winged helix-turn-helix transcription repressor DNA-binding (InterPro:IPR011991), Transcription factor E2F/dimerisation partner (TDP) (InterPro:IPR003316), E2F Family (InterPro:IPR015633); BEST Arabidopsis thaliana protein match is: DP-E2F-like protein 3 (TAIR:AT3G01330.1); Has 1181 Blast hits to 868 proteins in 113 species: Archae - 0; Bacteria - 0; Metazoa - 721; Fungi - 9; Plants - 301; Viruses - 0; Other Eukaryotes - 150 (source: NCBI BLink).), protein MSDLSPERFKLAVTSPSSIPESSSALQLHHSYSRKQKSLGLLCTNFLALYNREGIEMVGLDDAASKLGVERRRIYDIVNVLESVGVLTRRAKNQYTWKGFSAIPGALKELQEEGVKDTFHRFYVNENVKGSDDEDDDEESSQPHSSSQTDSSKPGSLPQSSDPSKIDNRREKSLGLLTQNFIKLFICSEAIRIISLDDAAKLLLGDAHNTSIMRTKVRRLYDIANVLSSMNLIEKTHTLDSRKPAFKWLGYNGEPTFTLSSDLLQLESRKRAFGTDITNVNVKRSKSSSSSQENATERRLKMKKHSTPESSYNKSFDVHESRHGSRGGYHFGPFAPGTGTYPTAGLEDNSRRAFDVENLDSDYRPSYQNQGAYILFTSI, encoded by the exons ATGTCAGATCTATCGCcagaaagattcaaacttgccgttacttctccttcttccatACCGGAATCTTCTTCGGCTTTACAATTACACCATTCCTATAGTCGCAAACAGAAATCTCTCGGACTTCTTTGTACCAA TTTCTTAGCTTTGTATAATCGAGAAGGGATTGAAATGGTTGGGCTTGATGATGCTGCCTCGAAATTAG GAGTGGAGAGACGAAGAATCTATGATATTGTTAATGTTCTGGAGAGTGTTGGG GTTTTAACAAGAAGAGCAAAGAATCAGTATACGTGGAAAGGGTTTTCCGCAATTCCAGGAGCATTGAAGGAGCTACAA GAAGAGGGGGTTAAGGACACTTTTCATCGTTTCTATGTCAATGAGAATGTTAAA GGAtctgatgatgaggatgatgatgaagagtcTTCTCAGCCTCACTCTAGTAGCCAGACTGATAGTTCAAAACCTGGTTCTCTTCCCCAATCTTCAGATCCCTCCAAAATAG ATAACCGACGAGAGAAATCTTTAGGATTGCTTACTCAGAACTTTATCAAACTCTTTATTTGCTCTGAA GCTATTAGGATCATCTCCCTTGATGACGCTGCAAAATTACTGCTTGGTGATGCCCACAATACATCAATAATGCGAA CTAAAGTGAGGCGGCTTTATGATATAGCAAATGTCTTGTCGTCAATGAATCTCATAGAGAAG ACTCACACCTTAGATTCTAGGAAACCAGCTTTCAAGTGGTTAGGGTACAATGGTGAGCCTACTTTCACACTGAGCAGCGATTTGTTGCAATTGGAGTCAAGAAAAAGAGCTTTCGGAACTGATATTACAAACGTCAATGTTAAGAGAAgcaaatcatcatcttcgtccCAAGAAAACGCTACAGAGAGAAGGCTAAAGATGAAAAAGCACTCAACACCAGAGAGTTCTTATAACAAAAGCTTTGATGTTCATGAATCAAGACATGGATCAAGAGGAGGTTACCATTTTGGACCTTTTGCACCAGGCACTGGTACATATCCAACTGCTGGTTTAGAGGATAACTCTAGGAGAGCTTTTGATGTTGAGAATCTGGATTCTGATTACCGTCCCTCTTACCAAAACCAAGGtgcatatattttattcacaTCCATTTGA
- a CDS encoding B12D protein (B12D protein; CONTAINS InterPro DOMAIN/s: B12D (InterPro:IPR010530); BEST Arabidopsis thaliana protein match is: B12D protein (TAIR:AT3G29970.1); Has 143 Blast hits to 143 proteins in 25 species: Archae - 0; Bacteria - 0; Metazoa - 0; Fungi - 0; Plants - 143; Viruses - 0; Other Eukaryotes - 0 (source: NCBI BLink).): protein MASRWLRPEVYPLFAATGVAVGICAFSLIRNITGNPEVRCTKENRAAGILDNHAEGEKYKENFLRKFVRNKKPEIMPGLNKFFTDPTY, encoded by the exons ATGGCGAGCCGTTGGTTGAGACCTGAG GTGTATCCTTTGTTCGCTGCTACCGGAGTTGCCGTTGGGATCTGTGCGTTTTCCTTGATCAGAAACATCACCGGAAACCCTGAAGTCAG ATGCACCAAGGAGAACAGGGCTGCTGGAATTTTGGATAACCATGCAGAGGGAGAGAAGTATAAGGAAAATTTCCTGAGGAAGTTTGTTCGCAACAAGAAACCTGAAATCATGCCTGGACTCAACAAGTTCTTCACTGATCCTACATACTGA
- a CDS encoding CDP-diacylglycerol-glycerol-3-phosphate 3-phosphatidyltransferase (unknown protein; BEST Arabidopsis thaliana protein match is: unknown protein (TAIR:AT1G19020.1); Has 84 Blast hits to 84 proteins in 15 species: Archae - 0; Bacteria - 0; Metazoa - 0; Fungi - 0; Plants - 84; Viruses - 0; Other Eukaryotes - 0 (source: NCBI BLink).): MERNSWAEQWDSNQQSSGKTTHGGEGGGASSKYKEKVGAGLGKTKAAASSGLKKVKIGTSLGLNWVKDKYNKTTTKN; encoded by the coding sequence ATGGAGAGAAACTCTTGGGCCGAGCAGTGGGACAGCAATCAACAATCGTCGGGAAAAACAACTCACGGCGGAGAAGGTGGTGGTGCATCGTCTAAATACAAAGAGAAAGTGGGGGCTGGATTAGGGAAGACGAAAGCGGCGGCGAGTTCGGGGTTAAAGAAGGTGAAGATAGGAACATCGTTGGGTCTTAATTGGGTTAAAGACAAGTACAACAAGACCACCACTAAGAATTGA